In Rahnella aquatilis CIP 78.65 = ATCC 33071, one DNA window encodes the following:
- a CDS encoding fimbria/pilus outer membrane usher protein — protein MLTDEKFLQKSLSGDIKKTSAPLVLKLGSLLASTALGLLAAHPARSENVYFDPQFIERQAGDVGDVDLSLFQSNDQAQLPGNYDTALYVNKKLKIRYSISYLPRPDGTLEPQITPDILRLLGVNVDAFPALKNHQPDAPLGALAQYIPAADVKFDFYLMQLNFSIPQAAILQKAEDYIDPEKWDDGAPVLFSNYSYSGGQRSYRNGSDDSSQYLNLQNGFNVGPWRLRNYTTYSDSGDEKRWDTISTYAERDIKTLKSKFQIGENSTSGEILSSVPFSGVQLFSDDNMLPNSQRGFAPTIRGIANSNAEVTIRQNDHIIYQSFVPPGAFEINDLYPSSYSGNLEITVKEADGTERRFNQPFSAIPIMQRPGRLKYSATAGTYRATDNNEKEPTFAQGTAIYGLSNTITSYGGSVVSEDYLSGLIGIGYNLQWLGGISADVTHARSTLDNNQTTSGQSYRVQYSKNIEMTDTDLSLASYRYSSAGYYDFDESTQYLNGDNAPELDYHKRSKIQFNINQTLWQGASLYLSGYKQDYWNNTGKEKNISLGLNNSLFGISYNLSYSYSQLQDQDNDQQISLNVRIPLSRWLPQSWGTYNVSHQKGEGTRHQVGLSGTALDDRRLSYSVQQSYTDQNSENGSNLYSSYRSSFGNINAGYNYSRDSQQLSYGIAGGIVAHSRGATLSQPLGDSFALIDTNGASGARLQNLPGVRTDWRGFAVVPYLTAYNENRIAMDTTTLPDDVDIESTSVIVIPNSGAMVTAHFEAHVGARVLVTLVRPNGATVPFGAVAATDKQSNIVDEGGVVYLSGIPLEKLVLLQVKWGNDASQQCQAQLNLSASTSQVNSLTAQCI, from the coding sequence ATGCTCACGGATGAAAAATTTTTACAGAAGAGCTTGTCTGGAGACATTAAAAAGACCTCCGCGCCGCTCGTGCTAAAACTGGGTAGCCTGCTGGCCAGTACGGCTTTGGGATTACTCGCCGCTCACCCGGCCCGTTCAGAAAATGTCTATTTCGATCCTCAGTTCATCGAGCGTCAAGCCGGTGATGTTGGGGATGTCGACCTCTCGTTGTTCCAGAGTAATGACCAGGCACAGTTACCAGGTAACTATGACACCGCATTGTATGTAAATAAAAAATTAAAAATACGCTATTCAATCAGCTACTTGCCCAGACCAGACGGCACGCTTGAGCCACAGATCACGCCTGATATATTGCGGTTACTGGGCGTCAATGTTGATGCGTTTCCGGCGTTAAAAAATCATCAACCGGACGCACCTTTGGGTGCGCTTGCACAATATATCCCTGCTGCAGACGTCAAATTTGATTTCTACCTCATGCAGCTTAATTTCAGCATTCCGCAGGCAGCGATCCTGCAAAAAGCTGAAGACTATATTGATCCGGAAAAATGGGATGACGGTGCGCCTGTACTTTTCTCAAATTATTCCTATTCAGGCGGCCAGCGGAGTTACCGAAATGGCAGTGATGATTCCAGTCAGTACCTGAATCTGCAGAATGGCTTCAATGTAGGCCCGTGGCGCTTACGTAATTACACGACATACAGCGACAGCGGGGATGAGAAACGTTGGGATACGATCTCAACCTACGCCGAACGGGATATCAAAACCTTAAAATCAAAATTCCAAATCGGTGAAAACTCGACCTCCGGAGAAATCCTCAGCAGTGTTCCGTTCTCCGGGGTTCAGCTTTTTTCCGACGATAATATGCTGCCAAACAGCCAGCGCGGTTTCGCACCCACCATACGGGGAATCGCAAATTCAAATGCTGAAGTCACTATCCGGCAAAATGATCACATTATCTATCAATCTTTTGTCCCTCCGGGGGCCTTTGAGATTAACGATCTTTATCCCTCATCCTACAGCGGAAATCTTGAGATAACGGTGAAAGAAGCTGACGGGACTGAACGCCGGTTTAATCAGCCTTTTTCAGCGATTCCCATCATGCAACGCCCGGGTCGTTTGAAATACAGCGCAACAGCGGGGACTTATCGCGCGACAGATAACAATGAGAAAGAGCCAACCTTTGCTCAGGGTACGGCTATCTATGGTCTTTCAAACACCATTACGTCCTACGGTGGCTCTGTGGTATCTGAAGATTACCTCTCAGGACTCATCGGCATTGGTTATAACCTCCAGTGGCTGGGCGGCATTTCGGCGGATGTTACACATGCCCGTTCCACACTGGACAATAATCAAACCACCTCAGGTCAGTCATATCGCGTCCAGTATTCGAAAAATATTGAAATGACCGACACAGATCTCAGCCTGGCAAGCTATCGGTACTCAAGTGCGGGATATTACGACTTCGATGAGTCCACACAATATCTTAATGGCGACAATGCTCCGGAACTTGATTATCACAAACGCAGCAAGATCCAGTTCAATATCAATCAGACATTATGGCAAGGCGCGAGCCTTTATCTGTCAGGATACAAACAGGACTACTGGAACAACACCGGCAAGGAGAAGAATATCTCACTGGGTTTAAACAACAGTCTGTTTGGTATCAGCTATAACCTGAGCTATTCCTACAGCCAGTTACAAGATCAAGATAATGATCAACAGATATCCCTGAACGTCCGTATTCCGCTCAGCCGTTGGTTGCCACAGAGTTGGGGTACGTACAATGTCTCTCACCAGAAAGGTGAAGGAACGCGCCATCAGGTTGGATTAAGCGGAACTGCGCTTGACGATCGTCGCCTGAGTTATTCGGTCCAGCAAAGTTACACCGATCAGAACAGTGAAAACGGCAGCAACCTTTATTCTTCTTATCGCTCCTCCTTCGGAAATATCAATGCTGGTTACAACTACAGCAGGGATTCTCAGCAACTCAGCTACGGCATTGCAGGCGGGATCGTGGCGCACTCTCGAGGAGCCACGCTGTCTCAACCCCTCGGTGATTCCTTTGCATTAATAGATACCAATGGGGCCAGTGGGGCACGTCTGCAAAATCTTCCTGGCGTCAGAACTGACTGGCGTGGTTTTGCTGTCGTCCCGTATCTGACTGCGTATAACGAAAACCGTATCGCCATGGATACCACCACCCTGCCTGACGACGTAGATATCGAAAGTACCTCAGTCATTGTGATCCCGAATTCCGGCGCCATGGTGACGGCACATTTTGAGGCCCATGTGGGGGCCAGAGTTTTGGTGACACTTGTTCGACCAAATGGTGCCACCGTCCCGTTTGGTGCCGTAGCGGCTACTGATAAACAAAGCAATATCGTGGATGAGGGCGGCGTCGTTTACCTGTCAGGTATCCCGTTAGAAAAACTTGTTTTACTGCAGGTCAAATGGGGGAATGACGCATCTCAGCAATGTCAGGCTCAACTCAACCTTTCTGCCTCAACCTCTCAGGTGAATTCACTAACGGCTCAGTGTATTTAA
- a CDS encoding fimbrial biogenesis chaperone has product MGKSKKLTLLFIIISVFTSQITYAGGIIVGRTRVIYDADKREATLSVKNNADNNPFLIQSWVDAGGEKTRGPFIITPPLFRLNAQQESNLRISYNGSALPTDRESVFYINVKAIPSTPKNTKNELKLVVNTRIKLFYRPTKLPGKSFEAPKALTFSKNNGHLVIKNQSPYHVVFSSLSIGSTFLKEVAMIAPLSELDVILPAKISGNSVKWEAINDYGGTTERYEQPL; this is encoded by the coding sequence ATGGGTAAGTCAAAAAAATTAACATTACTCTTCATTATAATTTCTGTATTTACATCACAAATAACCTATGCTGGCGGAATTATTGTCGGACGGACACGCGTTATTTATGACGCAGATAAAAGGGAAGCGACCCTTTCCGTTAAAAATAATGCCGATAACAATCCTTTCCTCATACAATCGTGGGTTGATGCGGGGGGAGAAAAAACACGCGGTCCTTTTATTATCACCCCGCCACTATTTCGACTGAATGCTCAACAGGAAAGTAACCTGCGCATTTCCTATAACGGCAGCGCCCTCCCGACAGACAGAGAGTCCGTTTTCTATATCAATGTTAAAGCGATACCTTCAACGCCTAAAAATACAAAAAACGAACTTAAACTGGTGGTCAATACGCGGATAAAGCTCTTTTACCGGCCAACAAAACTGCCCGGAAAATCGTTTGAAGCACCGAAGGCGCTCACTTTCTCCAAAAATAACGGTCATCTCGTTATCAAGAATCAGAGCCCTTATCACGTTGTTTTCAGTTCACTCAGCATTGGCTCAACTTTTTTAAAAGAGGTGGCCATGATTGCGCCATTGAGCGAGCTGGATGTCATTCTTCCCGCGAAAATCTCAGGCAACAGTGTGAAATGGGAAGCGATAAATGACTATGGCGGCACGACAGAACGATATGAGCAACCTCTGTAA
- the envZ gene encoding two-component system sensor histidine kinase EnvZ, translating to MKRIRFSPRSSFARTLLLIVTLLFVSLVTTYLVVLNFAILPSLQQFNKVLAYEVRMLMTDRLQLEDGTLLAVPPAFRREIYRELGISLYTNSAAEESGLRWAQHYEFLSQQMAQQLGGPTDVRVEVNKNTPVVWLKTWLSPDIWVRVPLTEIHQGDFSPLFRYTLAIMLLAIGGAWLFIRIQNRPLVELEHAALQVGKGIIPPPLREYGASEVRSVTRAFNQMAAGVKLLADDRTLLMAGVSHDLRTPLTRIRLATEMMGDDDSYLAESINKDIEECNAIIEQFIDYLRTGQEMPTEITDLNGILGEVIATESGYEREIDSDLADGELLVNAHPLSIKRAVVNMVVNAARYGDGWIKVSSGRELQRAWFQVEDDGPGIAPDQLKHLFQPFVRGESARTTSGTGLGLAIVQRIIDAHSGTLDIGKSDRGGLRIRAYLPLPVEMLKAVAVQQKPV from the coding sequence ATGAAGCGAATACGCTTTTCACCGCGTAGCTCGTTTGCCCGAACACTGTTATTAATCGTCACCTTGCTGTTCGTCAGCCTGGTGACGACCTATCTGGTGGTGCTGAACTTCGCCATTCTGCCCAGCCTGCAGCAATTCAATAAGGTATTGGCATACGAAGTCCGTATGCTGATGACCGACCGGCTGCAGCTGGAAGATGGGACGTTGCTGGCGGTTCCACCGGCATTTCGTCGCGAAATCTACCGCGAACTGGGCATTTCTCTTTATACCAACTCTGCGGCAGAGGAGAGTGGCCTGCGTTGGGCGCAGCATTACGAATTCCTCAGTCAGCAGATGGCGCAGCAGCTTGGTGGTCCTACCGACGTGCGCGTCGAGGTCAATAAAAATACTCCGGTGGTGTGGCTGAAAACCTGGTTGTCGCCTGACATCTGGGTGCGTGTCCCGCTTACCGAAATCCATCAGGGTGATTTCTCCCCGCTGTTCCGCTATACATTGGCGATTATGTTGCTGGCGATTGGTGGCGCGTGGCTGTTTATCCGTATTCAGAACCGCCCTTTGGTCGAGCTGGAGCACGCGGCCTTGCAGGTGGGCAAAGGTATTATTCCGCCACCGCTGCGTGAATACGGCGCGTCTGAAGTGCGTTCTGTTACACGTGCATTTAACCAGATGGCCGCCGGTGTCAAATTGCTGGCTGATGACCGTACCCTTCTGATGGCGGGTGTCAGCCACGATTTGCGCACACCGCTGACGCGTATTCGTCTGGCGACAGAAATGATGGGGGATGATGACAGCTATCTCGCCGAGTCGATCAATAAAGACATCGAAGAGTGCAATGCCATCATTGAGCAGTTCATCGATTATCTGCGCACCGGCCAGGAAATGCCGACCGAGATCACCGATCTCAACGGTATTTTGGGCGAGGTAATTGCGACGGAAAGTGGCTACGAGCGCGAAATAGATTCTGATCTGGCCGACGGTGAATTGCTGGTTAATGCGCATCCGCTGTCGATCAAACGTGCCGTGGTGAATATGGTGGTGAACGCCGCCCGCTACGGCGACGGCTGGATTAAAGTCAGCAGTGGTCGCGAATTGCAGCGGGCGTGGTTCCAGGTAGAAGACGACGGTCCGGGCATTGCGCCTGACCAGCTCAAGCATTTGTTCCAGCCGTTTGTGCGTGGCGAAAGTGCGCGAACCACCAGCGGAACCGGTCTCGGGCTGGCGATTGTTCAGCGCATTATTGATGCCCATTCCGGCACGCTGGATATCGGAAAAAGTGACCGGGGAGGATTACGCATCCGCGCCTATCTGCCGTTGCCGGTCGAGATGCTGAAAGCGGTGGCGGTTCAGCAGAAACCGGTTTGA
- a CDS encoding fimbrial protein, giving the protein MKTKFKLLAGGIFMAIAVNSYAIDGAINFTGAIVEEACEINGGEELNIPLGTYSAAQFQEIGDLSPKIPFTLPLDNCPVVSASNPTPHFRIWLESDTVADTTDLIALGNDYGDAMADGVGIRIEDAETNEVMKINGLPDIIYPIPGKVMNVNLLAYYESFKLPGDITAGAADARVKVTLDYR; this is encoded by the coding sequence ATGAAAACCAAATTCAAGCTCTTAGCGGGCGGGATATTTATGGCTATAGCTGTAAATAGCTATGCGATCGATGGCGCGATTAATTTTACGGGTGCGATTGTTGAAGAAGCCTGTGAAATAAATGGTGGTGAAGAGCTCAACATACCTTTAGGGACTTATTCAGCAGCTCAATTCCAGGAAATTGGTGATCTCTCGCCAAAGATTCCCTTCACCCTGCCCCTTGATAACTGTCCTGTCGTTTCAGCGAGTAACCCGACCCCCCACTTCAGGATTTGGCTGGAATCAGATACCGTTGCTGATACCACTGATTTGATTGCACTTGGCAATGATTACGGTGATGCAATGGCGGATGGTGTCGGCATCAGAATCGAAGATGCAGAAACCAACGAGGTAATGAAAATCAACGGATTACCTGACATCATCTATCCAATCCCCGGAAAGGTTATGAATGTCAACCTTCTCGCATACTATGAGTCGTTTAAATTGCCTGGCGATATCACTGCCGGTGCGGCAGACGCGCGCGTGAAAGTCACTCTCGATTACAGATAA
- the hslR gene encoding ribosome-associated heat shock protein Hsp15 produces the protein MKGKTEDDDNAVRLDKWLWAARFYKTRALAREMIDGGKVHYNGQRGKPSKLMELNAELTLRQGNDTKTIIVLGLTTQRRSAEEAQKLYQETEASIASREKIAEARKMNAMPHPDRRPDKKERRNLIKFKYGDSE, from the coding sequence ATGAAAGGTAAAACGGAAGACGACGATAATGCAGTGCGCCTTGATAAATGGCTGTGGGCGGCTCGTTTTTATAAGACCCGCGCGCTGGCACGCGAGATGATTGACGGCGGCAAAGTGCATTACAACGGTCAGCGGGGCAAGCCCAGCAAGCTGATGGAACTGAATGCCGAATTAACATTACGCCAGGGAAATGACACAAAAACGATTATCGTTTTGGGGCTGACCACTCAGCGCCGCAGTGCGGAAGAAGCACAGAAACTGTATCAGGAAACTGAGGCGAGCATTGCCAGCCGGGAAAAAATCGCCGAAGCCCGCAAAATGAATGCGATGCCGCACCCGGACAGACGTCCGGACAAAAAGGAACGCCGCAACCTGATCAAATTTAAATATGGCGATTCTGAATAA
- the pckA gene encoding phosphoenolpyruvate carboxykinase (ATP), with protein MPTTIGITAETLSQYGIHQNSEIIYNPDYETLFAEETAPGLEGYERGQVTELGAVNVDTGIFTGRSPKDKYIVRDDTTRDTLWWADQGKGKNDNKPLSQATWTSLKALVSKQLSGKRLFIIDAFCGANADSRLKVRFITEVAWQAHFVKNMFIRPDDSELENFEPDFIVMNGAKCTNPDWQKQGLNSENFIAFNLTERIQLIGGSWYGGEMKKGMFAVMNYLLPLQGIASMHCSANVGEKGDVAVFFGLSGTGKTTLSTDPKRQLIGDDEHGWDDDGVFNFEGGCYAKTIKLSKDAEPEIFGAIKRDALLENVMVSADGKIDFNDGSKTENTRVSYPIYHIQNIVKPVSKAGHASKVIFLTADAFGVLPPVSRLTAAQTQYHFLSGFTAKLAGTERGVTEPTPTFSACFGAAFLMLHPTQYSEVLVKRMEAAGAQAYLVNTGWNGTGKRISLKNTRAIIDAILNGTIDDAETFTLPLFNLAVPVELPGVDTHILDPRNTYASREQWQEKAEHLAQLFIDNFDKYTDTPAGAALVSAGPKR; from the coding sequence ATGCCTACCACTATCGGGATCACCGCCGAAACACTCTCCCAGTATGGGATCCACCAGAATAGCGAAATTATCTATAACCCTGATTACGAAACTCTTTTTGCAGAAGAGACGGCCCCGGGCCTGGAAGGTTATGAGCGCGGGCAGGTGACAGAGCTTGGTGCAGTGAATGTCGATACCGGCATCTTCACAGGCCGCTCGCCGAAAGATAAATACATCGTCCGTGATGACACCACACGCGATACGCTCTGGTGGGCTGATCAGGGCAAAGGGAAAAATGATAACAAACCGCTGTCGCAGGCAACCTGGACCTCACTGAAAGCACTGGTCAGCAAACAGTTGTCCGGCAAGCGTCTGTTTATCATCGACGCGTTCTGCGGTGCCAATGCCGACTCCCGCCTGAAAGTGCGCTTTATTACGGAAGTCGCCTGGCAGGCGCATTTCGTCAAAAACATGTTTATCCGCCCGGACGACAGCGAACTGGAAAATTTCGAGCCTGATTTCATCGTGATGAACGGCGCGAAATGCACCAATCCGGACTGGCAGAAACAGGGGCTGAATTCTGAAAACTTCATCGCTTTCAATCTGACCGAGCGTATCCAGCTGATCGGCGGCTCGTGGTACGGCGGCGAAATGAAGAAAGGCATGTTCGCAGTCATGAACTATCTGCTGCCATTGCAGGGTATCGCCTCAATGCATTGCTCGGCGAATGTCGGCGAAAAAGGCGATGTGGCGGTGTTCTTTGGTCTTTCCGGTACCGGCAAAACCACGTTATCTACCGATCCGAAGCGTCAGCTTATCGGCGATGATGAGCACGGCTGGGACGATGACGGCGTCTTTAACTTTGAAGGTGGCTGCTATGCCAAAACCATCAAACTGAGCAAAGACGCCGAGCCGGAAATCTTCGGTGCGATAAAACGCGACGCCTTGCTGGAAAACGTGATGGTCAGCGCAGACGGCAAAATCGACTTCAATGACGGCAGCAAAACTGAAAATACCCGCGTCTCCTACCCGATTTATCACATTCAAAATATCGTGAAACCAGTATCGAAAGCCGGTCACGCCAGTAAAGTGATTTTCCTGACAGCCGATGCGTTTGGCGTATTGCCGCCGGTTTCCCGCCTCACCGCCGCGCAAACGCAATACCACTTTCTGTCGGGTTTTACCGCAAAGCTGGCGGGCACTGAGCGCGGCGTCACTGAACCCACGCCAACCTTCTCTGCCTGCTTTGGTGCGGCGTTCCTGATGCTGCATCCGACGCAATATTCCGAAGTGCTGGTGAAACGTATGGAAGCCGCAGGCGCTCAGGCTTATCTGGTGAACACCGGCTGGAATGGCACCGGCAAACGTATTTCGCTGAAAAATACCCGCGCTATTATCGACGCGATCCTCAACGGCACCATTGATGACGCGGAAACCTTTACGTTGCCGCTGTTTAATCTGGCGGTGCCGGTTGAGCTGCCGGGCGTCGACACGCACATTCTGGATCCGCGCAATACTTACGCCAGCCGTGAGCAATGGCAGGAGAAAGCGGAACATCTGGCGCAGCTGTTTATCGATAACTTCGATAAATACACCGATACTCCGGCCGGAGCCGCACTGGTCAGTGCCGGACCGAAACGTTAA
- the ompR gene encoding two-component system response regulator OmpR — protein sequence MQENHKILVVDDDMRLRALLERYLTEQGFQVRSVANAEQMDRLLTRESFHLMVLDLMLPGEDGLSICRRLRSQSNPMPIIMVTAKGEEVDRIVGLEIGADDYIPKPFNPRELLARIRAVLRRQANELPGAPSQEEAVISFGKFKLNLGTREMFREDEPMPLTSGEFAVLKALVSHPREPLSRDKLMNLARGREYSAMERSIDVQISRLRRMVEEDPAHPRYIQTVWGLGYVFVPDGSKA from the coding sequence ATGCAAGAAAATCACAAGATTCTGGTGGTCGATGACGATATGCGCCTGCGCGCACTGTTGGAGCGTTATCTGACTGAACAGGGCTTCCAGGTGCGTAGCGTTGCCAATGCTGAACAAATGGACCGTTTGCTGACCCGTGAGTCATTCCACCTGATGGTTCTGGATCTGATGTTGCCCGGCGAAGATGGCTTGTCTATCTGCCGTCGCCTGCGCAGCCAGAGCAACCCGATGCCGATCATTATGGTCACCGCAAAAGGCGAAGAAGTTGACCGTATCGTGGGCCTGGAAATTGGTGCCGACGATTATATTCCTAAGCCATTTAACCCGCGTGAATTGCTGGCTCGTATTCGTGCGGTCTTGCGCCGTCAGGCCAATGAACTGCCAGGCGCCCCTTCTCAGGAAGAAGCGGTGATCTCATTTGGTAAGTTCAAACTGAACCTCGGCACCCGCGAAATGTTCCGTGAAGATGAGCCTATGCCGCTGACCAGTGGTGAGTTTGCCGTGCTGAAAGCACTGGTAAGCCATCCGCGTGAGCCACTGTCCCGTGACAAGCTGATGAATCTGGCGCGTGGCCGTGAATACAGTGCGATGGAACGTTCTATCGATGTGCAGATTTCCCGTCTGCGCCGCATGGTAGAAGAAGATCCGGCGCATCCGCGCTATATCCAGACTGTCTGGGGCCTGGGCTATGTATTTGTACCGGACGGCAGTAAGGCATGA
- the hslO gene encoding Hsp33 family molecular chaperone HslO: MSNHDQLHRYLFSHHAVRGELVSLKETFQQVVAGHDYPAEVRNLLGEMLVATSLLTATLKFDGDITVQLQGDGPLKLAVINGNNKQELRGVARLQGDITEGSSLKEMIGNGYMVITISPTVGERYQGVVGLEGENLAECLENYFMQSEQLPTRIFIRTGEVEGQPAAGAMLLQVLPAQDTDPEEFSHLAQLTTTIKAEELLTLPANEVLYRLYHQEEVTLYEPQDVCFRCTCSRERCAAALLTLPDEDIHEMLEADGKIEMHCDYCGADYEFDGMDMATLKAGGDVHSGDDHVH, translated from the coding sequence ATGTCTAATCACGACCAACTGCATCGCTACCTGTTCAGTCATCACGCCGTTCGCGGTGAACTGGTCTCGCTCAAAGAAACTTTCCAGCAGGTTGTTGCCGGGCACGATTATCCGGCAGAAGTACGCAATCTGCTGGGTGAAATGTTGGTGGCGACCAGCCTGCTGACCGCCACCCTGAAATTTGACGGCGATATTACCGTGCAGTTGCAGGGCGATGGTCCGCTGAAACTGGCCGTGATCAACGGTAATAACAAACAGGAACTGCGCGGTGTCGCACGTCTGCAAGGTGACATCACCGAAGGCAGCTCGCTGAAAGAGATGATTGGCAACGGCTACATGGTGATCACTATTTCGCCGACCGTCGGCGAACGTTATCAGGGCGTCGTGGGGCTGGAAGGCGAAAACCTGGCAGAGTGTCTGGAAAACTACTTCATGCAGTCAGAACAGCTGCCAACCCGCATCTTCATCCGTACCGGTGAAGTTGAAGGCCAGCCTGCTGCAGGCGCTATGTTGTTGCAGGTTCTGCCAGCACAGGATACTGATCCGGAAGAGTTCAGCCATCTGGCACAGCTGACCACCACCATCAAAGCGGAAGAGTTGCTGACCCTGCCAGCCAACGAAGTGCTTTACCGTCTGTATCATCAGGAAGAGGTTACTCTGTATGAACCGCAGGACGTCTGCTTCCGTTGCACCTGTTCCCGCGAACGTTGTGCGGCTGCGCTGCTGACCCTGCCGGATGAAGATATTCACGAAATGCTTGAAGCCGATGGCAAAATCGAAATGCACTGCGATTATTGCGGCGCGGACTATGAATTTGATGGAATGGATATGGCGACGCTGAAAGCTGGCGGCGACGTTCATTCCGGAGATGACCACGTTCATTGA
- the yrfG gene encoding GMP/IMP nucleotidase, producing the protein MPSDFDWQCIDTVLLDMDGTLLDLAFDSQFWLQDVPLALSQQRAIPLENARQLIHDEYLAVQHTMNWYCFDYWSERLSLDIYQMTTNIGKNARLRDDTLPFLAHLRESGRQTILLTNAHPHSLSVKIEHTGLDQHLDLLLSTHTFGYPKEDQRLWSAVQRQTGFNPDRTLFVDDGEPILNAAKTFGIRYCLGIENPDSTMANKSFEGHPSINDYRSLLPAIHPVTGPAK; encoded by the coding sequence ATGCCCTCTGATTTTGACTGGCAATGCATCGATACCGTTTTACTCGATATGGACGGCACATTGCTGGATCTGGCTTTTGACAGCCAGTTCTGGTTACAGGATGTCCCGCTTGCTCTCAGTCAGCAGCGTGCGATCCCGCTTGAAAATGCACGCCAGTTAATTCATGACGAATACCTTGCCGTCCAGCACACCATGAACTGGTATTGCTTCGACTACTGGAGCGAAAGGCTGAGTCTGGATATTTACCAGATGACGACAAACATCGGCAAAAATGCGCGTCTTCGTGACGACACGTTGCCCTTTCTGGCTCATTTGCGTGAAAGCGGACGACAGACAATTTTGCTCACCAATGCGCATCCGCACAGCCTTTCCGTTAAAATCGAACATACCGGATTAGATCAGCACCTTGATTTATTACTTTCCACCCACACATTTGGTTATCCGAAGGAAGATCAGCGGTTGTGGTCTGCAGTTCAGCGACAAACGGGCTTTAATCCCGACAGAACCTTATTTGTTGATGACGGTGAACCTATCCTGAATGCGGCAAAAACCTTCGGCATCCGCTATTGTCTGGGTATAGAAAATCCGGATTCAACCATGGCAAATAAGTCATTTGAAGGACATCCTTCCATCAATGACTACCGCAGCCTGTTGCCTGCAATTCACCCCGTAACAGGCCCGGCTAAGTAA
- a CDS encoding fimbrial protein: MNTKKQVLHNLASLIKLTLLGIAINSFSSLAQAGSAICSPENGAGMSYENFLQEDIPASDNERGKKYEKSMNGGMQNYTIACNCTDNDASSSNGVLLMYTVKTALPKGTELGYYKINDHIDVKASLDLPPATNVPVPTTKTLGDATHHTDANNNGVCVQQNTRASLNIGSQGSLTFYITTPFIGELDIPRTEIAEIYLSSGTAIVTAPPLGPPVARVYVSGKLTVPQSCEINKGETITVNFGAIATNKFTTLNQPPKGFIPVTFNITYDCTVNGLPQIPAGTQLAMLLKGDDLTDQYTLVARRRPSDNKADIGIRVENASGTAIPFESGNLPMNQNGMGNISMTAYPINLIGGGLDTGEFSGMATLKIDIR; this comes from the coding sequence ATGAACACTAAAAAACAGGTTTTACACAACCTGGCATCACTCATAAAGCTCACACTATTGGGGATCGCCATAAATAGTTTTTCATCCCTCGCACAGGCGGGATCGGCAATATGTTCGCCAGAAAATGGGGCAGGCATGAGTTATGAAAACTTTCTTCAGGAAGATATTCCCGCGTCTGACAACGAGAGAGGGAAAAAGTATGAAAAAAGCATGAATGGTGGAATGCAGAATTACACCATTGCCTGCAATTGTACCGACAACGATGCCAGCAGCAGCAACGGGGTACTACTGATGTACACCGTAAAAACCGCCTTACCTAAGGGAACTGAGCTGGGATATTACAAAATTAACGACCACATTGATGTCAAAGCAAGCCTCGATCTGCCTCCGGCAACCAATGTTCCGGTACCGACGACCAAAACACTTGGCGATGCCACGCATCACACAGATGCAAATAATAACGGCGTTTGCGTGCAGCAAAATACCCGTGCCAGCCTCAACATTGGTTCTCAAGGCTCATTAACTTTTTATATCACCACCCCTTTTATCGGAGAACTGGACATACCAAGAACAGAGATCGCTGAGATTTATTTGTCATCAGGTACGGCCATAGTGACCGCCCCTCCGCTTGGCCCCCCTGTTGCCCGCGTCTACGTCAGCGGAAAACTGACCGTGCCCCAAAGCTGCGAAATCAATAAAGGTGAAACGATCACGGTCAATTTTGGTGCCATCGCCACCAATAAATTCACCACGCTCAATCAGCCGCCCAAGGGGTTTATTCCTGTAACGTTCAACATTACGTATGACTGCACAGTCAATGGATTGCCACAGATCCCGGCAGGCACACAGCTTGCCATGCTGTTGAAGGGGGACGACCTGACAGATCAGTACACGCTGGTCGCCAGACGCCGGCCTTCTGACAATAAAGCCGATATTGGCATTCGCGTTGAGAATGCCAGCGGTACAGCGATCCCTTTTGAATCTGGAAACTTACCCATGAATCAAAACGGTATGGGAAACATCTCTATGACGGCTTACCCAATTAACCTCATTGGTGGCGGGCTGGATACCGGCGAATTCAGTGGGATGGCGACCTTGAAAATAGATATCCGATAA